Proteins encoded by one window of Halorubrum ruber:
- a CDS encoding ATP-binding protein, with protein sequence MSDPALDVVEFVLTTHFYTQDRDLDENDLPPRFRQVFWSADAADDAPGGVERPLKATDETTRTATGVERPWDAVSDLLFTQRTEFSGEISLTQPAMGLEWYRDHADDDRLAGNPTLVAAMEAAEDLTAPVTREEARDDVRPVQADRVWIDALLSEYFDEDEDGEMLDLVNVRAPEEIETTLADLVLTGDQEGEIQKIVKAIEHREYLAEIGLREIGKLLFVGPPGTGKTTVSRALAHELGLPFVEVKLSMITSQYLGETSKNVEKSFEVAKRLSPCILFIDEFDSVAKTRRSDEHAALKRAVNTLLKSIDEVSLVRDEVLLIGATNHPDQLDAAAWRRFDEIVNFPKPDRDMRADILRVVTKEMKIADFDPEEVADRTSGLTGSDLRMVLREAVLGALTEDRMTITQADVMEAVEDFEERDNLKNMDMIDGEGAEVLGETGSNDAHDHGDHDHSDHDHGGEGGHDEDSPDPTRGAEPQGRTQD encoded by the coding sequence ATGAGTGACCCGGCGCTCGACGTCGTCGAGTTCGTGTTGACGACGCACTTCTACACGCAGGACCGCGACCTCGACGAGAACGACCTGCCTCCGCGCTTCCGGCAGGTGTTCTGGTCGGCCGACGCCGCCGACGACGCCCCCGGCGGCGTGGAGCGACCGCTGAAGGCGACCGACGAGACCACCCGCACCGCCACGGGCGTCGAGCGGCCGTGGGACGCGGTCTCCGACCTCCTCTTCACCCAACGCACGGAGTTCTCCGGCGAGATCTCCCTGACCCAGCCCGCGATGGGACTGGAGTGGTACCGCGACCACGCGGACGACGACCGGCTCGCCGGGAACCCGACGCTCGTCGCCGCGATGGAGGCGGCCGAGGACCTGACGGCGCCGGTGACCCGCGAGGAGGCCAGAGACGACGTGCGGCCGGTCCAGGCCGACCGCGTCTGGATCGACGCGCTGCTCTCCGAGTACTTCGACGAGGACGAGGACGGGGAGATGCTCGACCTCGTCAACGTCCGCGCGCCCGAGGAGATCGAGACGACGCTGGCCGACCTCGTGTTGACCGGCGATCAGGAGGGTGAGATCCAGAAGATCGTCAAGGCGATCGAACACCGCGAGTACCTCGCGGAGATCGGCCTCCGCGAGATCGGGAAGCTGCTGTTCGTCGGCCCGCCGGGCACCGGGAAGACGACCGTGTCGCGCGCGCTCGCCCACGAGCTCGGGCTCCCGTTCGTCGAGGTGAAGCTCTCGATGATCACGAGCCAGTACCTCGGCGAGACGTCGAAGAACGTCGAGAAGAGCTTCGAGGTCGCCAAGCGGCTCTCCCCCTGTATCCTCTTCATCGACGAGTTCGACTCGGTGGCGAAGACCCGCCGCTCGGACGAGCACGCCGCCCTGAAGCGCGCGGTCAACACCCTGCTGAAGTCGATCGACGAGGTGTCGCTCGTGCGCGACGAGGTGCTCCTCATCGGTGCGACGAACCACCCGGACCAGCTCGACGCCGCCGCGTGGCGCCGGTTCGACGAGATCGTCAACTTCCCCAAGCCGGACCGCGACATGCGCGCGGACATCCTCCGCGTCGTGACCAAGGAGATGAAGATCGCCGACTTCGACCCCGAGGAGGTCGCCGACCGGACCAGCGGGCTCACCGGCTCCGACCTCCGGATGGTGCTCCGCGAGGCCGTCCTCGGCGCGCTCACCGAGGACCGGATGACGATCACGCAGGCCGACGTGATGGAGGCCGTCGAGGACTTCGAGGAACGCGACAACCTGAAGAACATGGACATGATCGACGGGGAAGGCGCCGAGGTCCTCGGCGAAACGGGGTCGAACGACGCCCACGACCACGGCGATCACGATCATAGCGACCACGACCACGGCGGGGAGGGTGGCCACGACGAGGACTCTCCGGACCCGACCCGCGGCGCCGAGCCACAGGGGCGGACACAGGACTGA
- the idi gene encoding isopentenyl-diphosphate Delta-isomerase, with protein sequence MSSEDAAAPGDPVGDGASETGDTSDTDHENALQDVIAVDPDDVAQGTVNRLDAHTGDGIRHRAFTCLVFDTDGRILLAQRAPNKRLWDGHWDGTVASHPVEGQSQEEATEQRLEEELGISPDQYDDLRVTDKFEYKRYYPNEGVEWEVCAVLKVTLDDTSLDPDDDEIGGMLWADYDHLHENPALYRQLRLCPWFEIAMRRDFS encoded by the coding sequence ATGAGTTCCGAAGACGCGGCCGCGCCGGGAGACCCCGTCGGCGACGGCGCGAGCGAGACGGGCGACACGAGCGACACCGACCACGAGAACGCGCTTCAGGACGTCATCGCCGTCGACCCCGACGACGTCGCGCAGGGCACGGTGAACCGGCTCGACGCGCACACCGGCGACGGGATCCGCCACCGCGCGTTCACCTGCCTCGTCTTCGACACCGACGGCCGGATCCTGCTCGCACAGCGCGCGCCGAACAAGCGCCTCTGGGACGGCCACTGGGACGGCACGGTCGCCTCCCACCCCGTCGAGGGGCAGTCCCAGGAGGAGGCAACCGAGCAGCGCCTCGAGGAGGAGCTCGGCATCTCGCCCGACCAGTACGACGACCTCCGCGTGACGGACAAGTTCGAGTACAAGCGCTACTACCCCAACGAGGGCGTCGAGTGGGAGGTGTGCGCGGTGCTGAAGGTGACCCTCGACGACACCTCGCTCGACCCGGACGACGACGAGATCGGCGGCATGCTGTGGGCCGACTACGACCACCTCCACGAGAACCCCGCGCTGTACCGGCAGCTCCGTCTCTGCCCGTGGTTCGAGATCGCGATGCGGCGCGACTTCTCCTGA
- a CDS encoding DUF2064 domain-containing protein: protein MTVVALLANPPREGLVGTAIAESTPLSPAEAADLYEAQFRDAVLAVERSGGELLVNYPDEEQLPAEHRTETSPEAELRTLVADTLGGTDEVRFERQVGSSFGARAGNTVTHLLREEGADSVAVVTPTAPLLSRTIVDSAAMKLRTTEVVLGPSSNGRAYYAGFTEPIDFDGAFEAPALPTLAERGRDADRSVDFVEPSPSLETGDDLLDVVPNLRARFAAERVVPDYTAAFVHEKGLDVVVEDGEGRLVRE from the coding sequence ATGACCGTCGTCGCCCTGCTGGCGAACCCGCCCCGCGAGGGGCTCGTCGGAACCGCGATCGCCGAGTCGACGCCGCTGTCGCCCGCCGAGGCGGCCGACCTCTACGAGGCGCAGTTCCGCGACGCCGTCCTCGCGGTCGAGCGCTCGGGCGGCGAGCTCCTCGTCAACTACCCCGACGAGGAGCAGTTGCCCGCCGAGCATCGGACCGAGACGAGCCCGGAGGCCGAACTGCGGACGCTCGTCGCGGACACCCTCGGCGGCACCGACGAGGTGCGGTTCGAGCGGCAGGTCGGCTCCTCGTTCGGCGCGCGCGCCGGCAACACCGTCACGCACCTGCTGCGCGAGGAGGGCGCCGACTCGGTCGCGGTCGTCACCCCGACCGCGCCGCTGCTCTCGCGGACGATCGTCGACTCGGCGGCGATGAAGCTCCGGACGACCGAGGTCGTCCTCGGCCCCTCCTCGAACGGCCGGGCGTACTACGCCGGCTTCACCGAGCCGATCGACTTCGACGGCGCGTTCGAGGCGCCGGCGCTGCCGACGCTCGCGGAGCGCGGCCGCGACGCGGACCGCTCCGTCGACTTCGTGGAGCCGTCGCCCTCGCTGGAGACGGGCGACGACCTGCTCGACGTGGTGCCGAACCTCCGGGCGCGGTTCGCCGCGGAGCGCGTCGTGCCGGACTACACGGCCGCGTTCGTCCACGAGAAGGGGCTGGACGTGGTCGTCGAGGACGGCGAGGGGCGGCTGGTGCGGGAATAA
- a CDS encoding type I restriction enzyme HsdR N-terminal domain-containing protein codes for MDRNEIDEYVDRCRGLIEASPQMDEENTKVKLIQPFLELLGWDLYSTEVALEYNVPMASGSTHVDYALLVGDSPVVFVEAKPVRSTLSDDEVRQLRSYMRQELDVDWGILTNGKSFEVLTKDRRRNGGEEMSVVQFSLEDLSERPGVLELLTKESIRSGKSAEIAEQVAETNRTIRYLSENESTVTDSVASAVTDEVGELPIDLQAQSREFVQGLVSLLREQRQFVGETENGPPSGDNPPTADDDIHISDETGSADGPDNRHLEPVKNQIAGTIRRRDIDGDPDSTVAVFPTRESGLPFLKENEAWGFVRVGREFEYVAMYVTGDVRQVKYIAEVERVVSPEQADLMREPLEYKDRGAIAEDKKVIIFKPGSLYELEDPIPYETRYPQALRYTTLGELRTAETTDDML; via the coding sequence ATGGATCGGAACGAGATCGATGAGTACGTCGACCGATGTCGGGGACTCATCGAAGCATCGCCGCAGATGGACGAGGAGAACACGAAGGTGAAGCTGATCCAGCCCTTCCTCGAACTCCTCGGGTGGGACCTCTACTCGACGGAGGTCGCACTGGAGTACAACGTTCCGATGGCGTCGGGCAGTACGCACGTCGACTACGCCCTCCTCGTCGGCGACTCGCCGGTCGTCTTCGTCGAAGCAAAACCCGTCCGATCGACGCTCTCAGACGACGAAGTCCGCCAGTTACGAAGCTACATGCGGCAAGAGTTGGATGTCGATTGGGGAATTCTGACCAACGGAAAATCATTCGAGGTCCTGACGAAGGATCGCCGCCGTAACGGCGGCGAAGAGATGTCGGTCGTACAGTTCAGCCTCGAAGATCTCAGCGAGCGTCCGGGCGTTCTCGAACTCCTCACGAAAGAGTCGATCCGCTCGGGAAAGTCAGCGGAGATCGCCGAACAAGTCGCGGAAACAAATCGGACGATCCGATATTTAAGCGAGAACGAATCGACGGTCACCGATTCCGTCGCGAGCGCGGTTACCGATGAAGTCGGCGAGTTACCGATCGACCTTCAGGCGCAGTCGAGAGAGTTCGTTCAGGGGCTCGTGTCTTTGTTACGTGAGCAGCGCCAGTTCGTTGGAGAGACAGAAAACGGTCCACCCTCTGGCGACAATCCACCCACGGCTGATGACGACATTCACATCAGTGACGAAACCGGTTCTGCGGATGGTCCCGACAACCGACATCTCGAACCGGTCAAAAATCAGATCGCTGGAACGATCCGCCGCCGAGACATCGACGGAGATCCGGACTCAACGGTGGCGGTATTCCCGACTAGAGAGTCTGGACTTCCATTTTTAAAAGAGAACGAGGCGTGGGGGTTCGTTCGGGTCGGACGCGAGTTCGAATACGTGGCGATGTACGTCACTGGTGACGTTCGACAGGTGAAATATATCGCCGAAGTCGAGCGAGTCGTGTCGCCTGAACAGGCGGATCTGATGCGTGAGCCGTTAGAGTACAAGGATCGGGGCGCAATCGCGGAGGATAAGAAAGTCATCATCTTCAAACCGGGCTCGCTGTACGAACTCGAAGATCCGATCCCCTACGAGACGCGCTATCCGCAGGCGCTGCGGTACACGACCTTAGGGGAGCTCCGGACGGCGGAGACGACTGACGATATGTTGTAA
- the sod gene encoding superoxide dismutase — MSYELDPLPYDYDALEPHISEQVLEWHHDTHHQGYVNGWNSAEETLEENRESHDFSSSGGAIRNVTHNSSGHILHDLFWQNMSPEGGDEPEGELADRIAEDFGSYEAWKGEFEAAASAASGWALLVYDTFSNQLRNVVVDKHDQGAIWGGHPILALDVWEHSYYHDYGPARGEFVDNFFEVVDWEEPSDRYEQAVELFE, encoded by the coding sequence ATGAGCTACGAACTCGATCCGCTTCCGTACGATTACGACGCGCTGGAACCCCACATCTCCGAGCAGGTGCTCGAATGGCATCACGACACCCACCATCAGGGGTACGTCAACGGCTGGAACTCCGCCGAAGAGACGCTCGAAGAGAACCGTGAGTCCCACGACTTCTCTTCGTCCGGCGGCGCCATCCGCAACGTGACCCACAACTCCTCGGGCCACATCCTCCACGACCTGTTCTGGCAGAACATGTCGCCGGAGGGCGGCGACGAGCCCGAGGGTGAGCTGGCCGACCGCATCGCAGAGGACTTCGGCTCGTACGAGGCCTGGAAGGGCGAGTTCGAGGCGGCGGCCTCCGCGGCCAGCGGCTGGGCGCTTCTGGTGTACGACACGTTCTCGAACCAGCTCCGCAACGTCGTGGTCGACAAGCACGACCAGGGTGCGATCTGGGGCGGTCACCCGATCCTCGCGCTGGACGTCTGGGAGCACTCCTACTACCACGACTACGGTCCGGCTCGCGGCGAGTTCGTCGACAACTTCTTCGAGGTCGTCGACTGGGAGGAGCCGTCGGATCGCTACGAGCAGGCCGTCGAGCTGTTCGAGTAA